In the genome of Helicobacter colisuis, one region contains:
- the fdhD gene encoding formate dehydrogenase accessory sulfurtransferase FdhD yields the protein MNQFCQNLQIEQISPSGFSSTREDCVVKEERIAFYLNGQKLLSVMSIPYEQDYHFIGFLLSEGVISNLSCIDYVEIAKDGKSVRLEAKIDKKMLKSLFREKTLTSGCCVGVAGNLEGNVITKFIESPYKVTTEKIFEHLSFFETNTELFSKTGCVHKAMLVLGDKIFISEDIGRHNAIDKVMGKARMLGFETHDSILFVSGRLSLEMIVKAVMHNIPIVVSKAAATFMGIKAAQETGVTLIGFARGKKANVYTHSGRIIR from the coding sequence ATGAATCAATTTTGTCAAAATTTACAGATAGAGCAAATTTCTCCTAGTGGATTTAGTTCCACTAGAGAGGATTGTGTTGTTAAAGAAGAGCGCATTGCTTTTTATCTTAATGGTCAAAAATTACTCTCTGTAATGAGTATCCCTTATGAGCAAGATTATCATTTTATTGGTTTTTTATTAAGTGAAGGCGTGATTAGCAATCTTTCGTGTATTGATTATGTTGAAATTGCAAAAGATGGAAAATCTGTGCGATTAGAGGCAAAAATAGATAAAAAAATGTTGAAAAGTCTTTTTAGAGAAAAAACTTTAACTTCGGGTTGTTGCGTTGGTGTTGCTGGTAATTTAGAAGGCAATGTCATTACTAAATTTATTGAAAGTCCCTATAAAGTAACGACTGAAAAAATTTTTGAACATTTAAGTTTTTTTGAGACAAATACAGAGCTTTTTTCTAAAACAGGTTGTGTGCATAAGGCGATGCTGGTTTTGGGAGATAAGATTTTTATTTCAGAAGATATTGGTCGGCATAATGCAATTGATAAGGTTATGGGCAAGGCAAGGATGTTGGGTTTTGAGACGCACGATTCTATACTTTTTGTAAGCGGGAGATTGTCTTTGGAGATGATTGTTAAGGCGGTTATGCATAATATTCCTATTGTAGTTTCTAAGGCTGCGGCTACTTTTATGGGGATTAAAGCTGCTCAAGAAACAGGAGTAACACTTATTGGCTTTGCTAGAGGTAAAAAGGCAAATGTCTATACACATAGTGGCAGAATCATCAGATAA
- a CDS encoding formate dehydrogenase subunit gamma, which yields MKAYKNFFRIFVILMGFALTLWAANPSVPQEGGKQYAEVIEGNNALMQNPMNTKLYGGPEVEAIKDWGVNSPNATGWGEIFTLLQGHYFATIFAVIVILVPLAFLAHFIVVGQKKFSHGRKIKVFSRYNIIVHWCAAIPFVILCLTGLVMVFGDKLGGGGFVRFARDVHGIVTILFAIFGILMFLMWVKPALFKLYDIKWLMIMGGYLSKEKRPIPAGKFNAGQKMWFWVCTLGGFMMIISGVFMFFQFSDIETLRIMALVHNVIGFLIIALLITHIYMAVFAIEGALSSIIDGNMGEEEIAILHSYYYQEINKA from the coding sequence ATGAAAGCTTATAAAAATTTCTTTAGAATCTTTGTAATTTTAATGGGATTTGCTTTGACTTTATGGGCGGCAAATCCAAGCGTTCCACAAGAAGGAGGCAAGCAATATGCAGAAGTGATTGAAGGAAATAATGCTTTAATGCAAAATCCTATGAACACAAAACTTTATGGGGGACCTGAAGTAGAAGCAATTAAAGACTGGGGAGTGAATTCTCCAAACGCTACAGGTTGGGGTGAGATCTTCACTCTTTTGCAAGGGCATTATTTTGCGACTATTTTTGCAGTTATTGTTATTTTAGTTCCTTTAGCTTTTTTAGCCCATTTTATTGTTGTAGGGCAGAAAAAATTTTCTCATGGTCGAAAAATTAAAGTTTTCTCGCGTTATAACATTATAGTGCATTGGTGCGCTGCAATCCCTTTTGTAATTTTGTGCTTAACGGGATTGGTTATGGTCTTTGGTGATAAACTTGGCGGAGGTGGCTTTGTTAGATTTGCTAGAGATGTGCATGGAATTGTAACGATTTTGTTTGCAATTTTTGGTATTTTGATGTTTTTAATGTGGGTAAAACCTGCACTTTTCAAACTTTATGACATTAAATGGCTAATGATTATGGGAGGTTATTTAAGCAAAGAAAAGCGTCCTATTCCTGCTGGTAAATTCAATGCTGGTCAAAAAATGTGGTTTTGGGTTTGCACACTTGGTGGGTTTATGATGATTATTTCTGGTGTTTTTATGTTCTTCCAATTTAGTGATATTGAAACGCTAAGAATTATGGCTTTGGTGCATAATGTGATAGGATTTCTTATTATAGCACTTTTGATTACTCATATTTATATGGCTGTTTTTGCTATTGAAGGCGCATTAAGCTCTATTATTGATGGAAATATGGGTGAAGAAGAAATTGCTATTTTACATAGCTATTATTATCAAGAAATCAATAAAGCCTAA
- the fdh3B gene encoding formate dehydrogenase FDH3 subunit beta encodes MSNTNQEILANFSRIKFYCDTNRCIECHGCDVACKEAHHLPVGVNRRRVVVLNEGQVGKESAVSVACMHCADAPCAQVCPVDCFYIRADGIVLHDKKTCIGCGYCLYACPFGAPQFPKNGVFESRGAMDKCTFCAGGPEETNSEEEYRLYGQNRIAEGKVPMCASMCSTKALLAGSSEEVSNIITHRATVRGENMPNAVPNVWKTAYGN; translated from the coding sequence ATGAGTAATACTAATCAAGAAATACTTGCAAATTTCTCAAGAATCAAATTTTATTGTGATACTAATCGATGTATAGAATGTCATGGGTGTGATGTAGCTTGTAAAGAGGCACATCATTTGCCTGTTGGCGTTAATCGCCGTAGAGTTGTTGTGCTCAATGAAGGACAAGTAGGCAAAGAAAGCGCTGTATCAGTAGCTTGTATGCATTGTGCTGATGCACCTTGTGCGCAAGTTTGCCCCGTAGATTGTTTTTATATCCGTGCAGATGGAATTGTTTTACACGATAAAAAGACTTGTATTGGTTGTGGTTATTGTTTGTATGCTTGTCCTTTTGGTGCTCCACAATTCCCTAAAAATGGTGTATTTGAAAGTCGTGGCGCAATGGATAAATGCACTTTCTGTGCAGGTGGTCCAGAAGAAACTAATAGCGAAGAAGAATACAGACTTTATGGGCAAAATAGAATCGCTGAGGGTAAAGTGCCAATGTGTGCAAGTATGTGTTCTACTAAAGCGCTTTTAGCAGGAAGTAGCGAAGAAGTGTCTAATATTATTACGCATCGTGCAACCGTGAGAGGCGAAAATATGCCAAATGCTGTGCCAAATGTGTGGAAAACCGCTTATGGAAATTAG
- a CDS encoding molybdopterin-dependent oxidoreductase, with product MSETLKRRQTRRAFLKMTALGSLAGASVALGADSQKTMRPATTQELQEKYPNSQKIKTICTHCSVGCGIVAEVVDGVWVRQEVAQDHPISQGGHCCKGADLIDRARSETRLRYPLEKKDGKWARLKYDEAMDKIAAKLKEIREESGPDAVMFLGSAKCSNEQSYYIRKFAAFFGTNNIDHCARVUHSPTVAGVANTFGYGGMTNHLGDMMFSKYILIIGANPAVNHPVSMVHILRAKEKGAKLVCIDPRFTKTAAKCDEFHRIRSGTDIAFAYGLLNHIIAKNLYDEKFLKERVYGYEEIIKEAQKFSPEVAADICGIPADEIRHIAEEMAAAKPASLIWNQGLTQHTVGTSNTRIMPILQMFLGNIGKNGGGVNILRGHDNVQGASDMNNLADSLPGYYGLGEPAWRHFCKHWGVDYEWMLGRFKNKEMMGATGFAHSTWKFGVLDEENMANNGGTKLRALVVIGTGMTTVSLLDLQKKAMDQLDLVVFVDPYVNDLAIYSDRTDNLFMLPAASQMETAGSVAATNRSYQWRSKVMEPLFECRPDEEFLFGLADRLGFLKEYQWRLYDIAKSKGRDQFIWPDDATTELTQSIRSIGLQGMSPERLKAHQENWHMFDKVTLEGSGPFKGDYYGLPWPCWSDKHPGTPVMYDDNIPVMRGGMGFRVNWGVTSPDGQSMLTERTLPNAKHQGGHAPVSAANAESLGIKLTEEEKQAVAGTTFAMGIGNNILVEKALEAGLCPYGNGKARAKVWNWYDQIPLHREPLHSVRGDLVSKYPSFPDKKNHFRANIKYISRQTEKDWVKDYPVNMLSGRLVAHMGTGAETRSAKYLAEVEGEMFAEIHPDKAAEMNIRNGDKLWIYGTNGARILVPAKISTRVDYNSIWLPQNFSGLDQGKSRLENYPEGTKPYAIGESANMISSYGFDYNSACPETKCGLCRIEKAQ from the coding sequence ATGAGTGAGACATTAAAAAGACGTCAAACAAGGCGTGCATTTTTGAAAATGACAGCACTTGGAAGTTTGGCTGGGGCTAGTGTAGCTTTAGGTGCTGATAGTCAAAAAACTATGCGTCCTGCAACTACTCAAGAGTTACAGGAAAAATATCCAAACTCTCAAAAAATCAAAACAATCTGCACCCATTGTTCAGTGGGCTGTGGAATCGTTGCTGAAGTAGTTGATGGTGTGTGGGTTCGCCAAGAAGTTGCACAAGATCACCCTATTTCTCAAGGTGGGCATTGTTGTAAGGGTGCTGATTTGATTGATAGAGCAAGAAGTGAAACAAGATTGCGCTATCCACTTGAGAAAAAAGATGGAAAATGGGCACGATTAAAATATGATGAAGCAATGGATAAAATTGCTGCTAAACTTAAAGAAATTCGCGAAGAGAGCGGACCTGATGCGGTTATGTTTTTAGGTAGTGCAAAATGTTCAAATGAGCAAAGCTACTACATTAGAAAATTTGCGGCTTTTTTTGGAACTAATAATATAGATCATTGCGCAAGAGTTTGACACTCCCCTACAGTTGCCGGTGTGGCAAATACATTTGGGTATGGTGGAATGACAAACCATCTTGGCGATATGATGTTTTCAAAATATATCTTAATTATTGGTGCAAATCCAGCTGTCAATCACCCTGTATCGATGGTTCATATTTTAAGAGCCAAAGAAAAAGGTGCTAAGCTTGTTTGTATTGATCCTAGATTTACAAAAACAGCAGCAAAATGTGATGAATTCCACCGCATAAGAAGTGGGACAGACATAGCCTTTGCATACGGATTACTTAATCACATTATTGCTAAAAATCTTTATGATGAGAAATTCTTAAAAGAGCGTGTTTATGGCTATGAAGAAATCATCAAAGAAGCACAAAAATTCTCTCCAGAAGTGGCAGCAGATATTTGTGGAATCCCAGCAGATGAGATTAGACATATCGCTGAAGAAATGGCAGCAGCTAAACCTGCTAGTTTGATTTGGAATCAAGGTCTTACTCAACACACAGTTGGAACTTCTAATACAAGAATTATGCCTATTTTGCAAATGTTTTTAGGCAACATTGGTAAAAATGGTGGGGGTGTAAATATCCTTAGAGGTCATGATAATGTGCAAGGTGCATCAGATATGAACAATCTTGCTGATTCTTTGCCTGGTTATTATGGTTTGGGTGAGCCGGCTTGGAGACATTTCTGCAAACACTGGGGTGTTGATTATGAATGGATGCTAGGGCGCTTTAAAAACAAGGAAATGATGGGTGCAACAGGTTTTGCGCATTCAACTTGGAAATTTGGTGTTTTAGATGAAGAAAATATGGCAAATAATGGAGGAACAAAGCTTAGAGCATTGGTTGTAATTGGTACTGGTATGACAACGGTTTCTTTGCTTGATCTACAAAAGAAAGCAATGGATCAGCTTGATTTGGTTGTTTTTGTTGATCCTTATGTGAATGATTTGGCGATTTATAGCGATAGAACCGATAATCTATTTATGCTACCTGCAGCATCTCAAATGGAAACAGCAGGTTCTGTAGCAGCGACAAATAGAAGTTATCAATGGCGAAGTAAGGTTATGGAACCGCTTTTTGAATGTCGTCCTGATGAAGAGTTTTTGTTTGGTTTAGCCGATCGACTAGGATTCTTAAAAGAATATCAATGGAGATTGTATGATATTGCAAAATCCAAAGGAAGAGATCAATTTATTTGGCCTGATGATGCAACAACAGAATTAACCCAAAGTATTCGCAGTATTGGTTTGCAAGGAATGAGCCCAGAGCGATTAAAAGCACACCAAGAAAATTGGCATATGTTTGATAAAGTAACTTTGGAAGGAAGTGGTCCATTTAAAGGTGATTATTATGGGTTGCCATGGCCTTGTTGGAGCGATAAGCATCCTGGAACTCCTGTGATGTATGATGACAACATTCCAGTTATGCGTGGTGGTATGGGATTCCGTGTGAATTGGGGAGTTACAAGCCCAGATGGACAAAGTATGCTAACTGAAAGAACTCTGCCAAATGCTAAACACCAAGGTGGGCACGCTCCTGTAAGTGCTGCAAATGCTGAATCTTTGGGCATTAAGCTCACCGAAGAAGAAAAACAAGCAGTAGCAGGAACTACTTTTGCTATGGGAATTGGAAATAATATCCTAGTAGAAAAAGCCCTTGAAGCAGGACTTTGTCCTTATGGAAATGGTAAAGCAAGAGCAAAAGTGTGGAATTGGTATGATCAAATTCCATTGCACAGAGAACCATTGCATTCTGTGCGCGGAGATTTGGTAAGCAAATACCCAAGCTTTCCTGATAAGAAAAATCACTTTAGAGCAAATATTAAGTATATTTCTCGCCAAACAGAAAAAGATTGGGTAAAAGATTATCCAGTTAATATGCTTAGTGGGCGACTTGTGGCACATATGGGAACAGGTGCAGAAACAAGAAGTGCAAAATATTTGGCTGAAGTTGAGGGCGAAATGTTTGCAGAGATTCATCCAGATAAAGCTGCTGAAATGAATATTAGAAATGGCGATAAGCTTTGGATTTATGGAACTAATGGTGCTAGAATCTTAGTGCCTGCAAAAATCTCTACAAGAGTAGATTACAACAGCATTTGGTTACCGCAAAACTTCTCTGGTTTAGATCAAGGTAAATCAAGACTTGAAAATTATCCAGAAGGCACAAAGCCTTATGCTATCGGCGAATCAGCTAATATGATTTCAAGTTATGGATTTGATTATAATTCTGCTTGTCCAGAGACAAAATGCGGTTTATGTCGAATTGAAAAAGCACAATAA
- a CDS encoding twin-arginine translocation signal domain-containing protein — protein sequence MEKSRREFLKNATKTSIAVAGVSVALAGCSKKGSSENLVRGKSPKTEILYQKTKQWDMYYSVAK from the coding sequence ATGGAGAAGAGTAGGCGTGAATTCCTAAAAAACGCTACTAAAACTTCAATAGCTGTCGCTGGTGTGAGTGTTGCATTAGCAGGCTGTAGCAAAAAGGGAAGTAGTGAGAATCTGGTTCGTGGGAAGTCGCCCAAGACAGAGATTCTTTATCAAAAGACAAAACAATGGGATATGTATTATTCTGTTGCAAAATAA
- a CDS encoding TorD/DmsD family molecular chaperone, with protein sequence MLNKLSKEEQISIKNARILYYDFFYGFFVFEVLGDRAKVAKKQINILKQSSLNEVVEADFLLLENEINQNGMENIKEEFSRLFALPFGGKQVGMHLSHYYEGCVGGDSLLKMRGIVKKSDIRVNSKEFKETEEHLGFLFGFMRYLVENDDETLAKEVFLYVNQAFFQLVKEINEREDSKYYLALARILESFLKFEEEIYT encoded by the coding sequence ATGTTAAATAAACTATCTAAAGAAGAGCAAATAAGCATAAAAAATGCAAGAATCTTATATTATGATTTTTTTTATGGATTCTTTGTATTTGAAGTGCTTGGAGATAGAGCTAAAGTTGCTAAAAAACAGATTAATATTCTTAAACAATCTTCTTTGAATGAAGTGGTGGAAGCAGATTTTTTGCTTTTAGAGAATGAGATTAATCAAAATGGAATGGAAAATATTAAAGAAGAGTTTTCTAGGCTTTTTGCCTTGCCTTTTGGGGGAAAGCAAGTTGGAATGCACCTATCGCATTACTATGAGGGTTGTGTGGGTGGAGATAGCCTATTGAAAATGAGAGGGATTGTTAAAAAAAGTGATATTCGTGTGAATTCTAAGGAGTTTAAAGAAACAGAAGAGCATCTAGGTTTTTTATTTGGCTTTATGAGATATCTTGTAGAAAATGATGATGAAACTTTGGCTAAAGAAGTATTTTTGTATGTTAATCAAGCTTTTTTTCAGTTAGTAAAGGAGATTAATGAAAGAGAAGATTCAAAGTATTATTTGGCATTAGCAAGAATTTTAGAGAGCTTTTTGAAGTTTGAAGAGGAGATTTACACATAA
- a CDS encoding 4Fe-4S binding protein, producing the protein MDIEKLPFGNLLLDKADINYEQKMKILNQTQEILDDFKLDSSKILELDNKLAIFYDGEEGIAASVLGFEKQASQEFEVSLFEISSINRVNGYLGNFQAELENGEIHNFSQAVMFVYDENLLRFNGFFSVADFDNPDSLMSALKQNLGEYSYKEIISYRDDFCQYHHRREKYCTKCVDACPTFGVGANDSLMELVFSPVDCVACGACVGVCPTSSLEYEELPKEGLEEIVELYQGHKVFLCDVASYKELVNQEIILDSSLTPLILPTLKILNENDLLMLLQTTQNEMIVFGKSSEAISFVNNITQQIYKRDCIVVVDSLEKINTCAKELQTFETYLYKNRYSRSHRESFAQRIQYMIKDNNFGIAKSVAPVFYGDLKIEADKCTLCLSCVGACNVNAIFAKSDDFSLRFNPSLCTTCGYCVDSCPEKIMEVSREGMRLESSYFKSRELAKDAPFLCVECKKPFSTKKSIEKIKTMLSASFSANPKKLRTIECCADCKVKVMFQDQVAQHFAEK; encoded by the coding sequence ATGGATATTGAAAAATTGCCTTTTGGGAATTTGCTTTTGGATAAAGCAGATATTAATTATGAACAAAAAATGAAAATTCTCAATCAAACACAAGAAATTCTAGACGACTTTAAGTTGGATTCTAGCAAAATTTTGGAGCTTGATAATAAGCTTGCTATTTTTTATGATGGAGAAGAAGGGATTGCAGCATCGGTTTTAGGCTTTGAAAAACAAGCAAGTCAAGAGTTTGAAGTTTCTTTATTTGAGATTAGTAGCATTAATAGAGTTAATGGCTATTTAGGAAATTTTCAAGCTGAGTTAGAAAATGGCGAAATACACAACTTTTCTCAAGCGGTAATGTTTGTCTATGATGAGAATCTTTTGCGTTTTAATGGATTTTTTAGTGTGGCTGATTTTGATAATCCTGATTCACTAATGAGTGCTTTAAAGCAGAATCTAGGAGAATATTCTTACAAAGAAATCATTAGTTATAGGGATGATTTTTGTCAATATCATCACAGACGCGAAAAGTATTGCACTAAATGTGTAGATGCGTGTCCTACTTTTGGTGTGGGAGCTAATGATAGTTTGATGGAGCTTGTGTTTTCGCCTGTAGATTGTGTAGCCTGTGGAGCTTGTGTGGGGGTATGTCCTACGAGTTCTTTGGAATATGAAGAATTACCCAAAGAGGGCTTGGAAGAAATCGTGGAGTTATACCAAGGTCATAAAGTTTTTCTGTGTGATGTGGCAAGTTACAAAGAATTAGTTAATCAAGAAATCATATTAGATAGTAGTCTTACACCGCTTATTTTGCCTACTTTGAAAATTTTAAATGAAAATGATTTGTTGATGTTGCTTCAAACCACTCAAAATGAAATGATAGTGTTTGGGAAGAGTAGTGAGGCAATTAGTTTTGTTAATAATATTACACAGCAAATTTACAAAAGAGATTGTATTGTTGTTGTGGATTCTCTAGAGAAAATTAATACCTGTGCTAAAGAGCTCCAAACATTTGAGACATATTTGTATAAGAATCGCTATTCAAGGTCGCATCGTGAATCGTTTGCTCAAAGAATCCAATACATGATAAAAGACAATAATTTTGGGATTGCTAAGAGTGTTGCGCCGGTATTTTATGGGGATTTAAAAATAGAAGCTGATAAATGCACTTTGTGTTTGTCTTGTGTTGGGGCTTGTAATGTGAATGCAATTTTTGCCAAAAGTGATGATTTTTCTTTGCGGTTTAATCCTTCGCTTTGCACGACCTGTGGGTATTGTGTTGATTCTTGTCCTGAAAAGATTATGGAAGTTAGCCGCGAGGGAATGAGACTAGAATCAAGCTATTTTAAAAGTAGGGAACTTGCCAAAGATGCACCATTTTTATGTGTAGAATGCAAAAAGCCTTTCTCCACAAAGAAATCTATTGAAAAAATCAAAACAATGCTTAGTGCTTCTTTTAGTGCTAATCCCAAGAAATTACGAACTATTGAATGTTGTGCGGATTGTAAAGTAAAAGTGATGTTTCAAGATCAAGTAGCGCAGCATTTTGCAGAAAAATAA
- a CDS encoding 2-oxoacid:acceptor oxidoreductase family protein: MRKQLRFTGVGGQGVLLAGEILAEAQIRNGGYGVKAATYTSQVRGGPTKVDILLDDEEILYPYANDGEVEFMLSTAQISYDQFKGGLKEGATIVIEPNLVTPNDEDRKKYKIYPIPIITIAKEEVGNVVTQSVVALAITITLTKCVDRDLVYDTMISKVPAKVIELNKKAFELGEKYAKEALEKGSS, translated from the coding sequence ATGAGAAAGCAACTTCGTTTTACTGGTGTAGGTGGGCAAGGGGTATTGCTTGCAGGTGAGATCCTAGCAGAAGCTCAAATCCGCAATGGTGGTTATGGGGTTAAGGCAGCTACTTATACTTCACAGGTGCGTGGAGGTCCAACAAAAGTAGATATTTTGCTAGATGATGAGGAGATTTTATATCCTTATGCTAATGATGGGGAGGTGGAGTTTATGCTCTCAACTGCTCAAATAAGCTATGATCAATTCAAAGGTGGTTTAAAAGAAGGGGCGACAATTGTGATTGAACCTAATCTTGTAACTCCAAACGATGAAGATAGGAAAAAATACAAAATTTACCCTATTCCTATTATTACAATTGCTAAAGAGGAAGTTGGAAATGTTGTTACGCAATCTGTAGTAGCATTAGCAATCACTATTACATTAACAAAATGTGTGGATAGGGATTTGGTTTATGATACAATGATTAGCAAAGTTCCCGCAAAAGTGATAGAGCTTAACAAAAAAGCTTTTGAATTGGGCGAAAAATATGCCAAAGAAGCTTTAGAAAAAGGTTCTTCGTAA
- a CDS encoding 2-oxoglutarate ferredoxin oxidoreductase subunit beta gives MAFNYDEYLRVDKMPTLWCWGCGDGVILKAIVRAIDKLGWNMDDVCLVSGIGCSGRVSSYVNCNTVHTTHGRTLAYATGIKLANPTKKVIVVGGDGDGLAIGGNHTIHACRRNIDINYVLINNFIYGLTNSQTSPTTPKGMWTVTAQYGNVDPAFDACNLASAAGASFVARESVLDPKKLEKVLVEGFQHEGFSFFDIFSNCHVNLGRKNKMGEAVDTLKWIENMIISKKKYDDLSDEEKLGKYPTGILLHDTNKIEYCKAYKQVQEKAQAKKGGAK, from the coding sequence ATGGCATTTAATTATGATGAATATTTGCGCGTGGATAAAATGCCAACACTATGGTGTTGGGGATGTGGAGATGGTGTAATTTTAAAAGCGATTGTTAGAGCTATTGATAAATTGGGCTGGAATATGGATGATGTATGTCTAGTTAGTGGTATTGGCTGTAGTGGGCGTGTTTCCTCTTATGTTAATTGTAACACAGTTCATACAACTCATGGTAGAACGCTTGCATATGCCACTGGAATTAAACTTGCAAATCCAACTAAAAAAGTGATTGTAGTGGGTGGTGATGGTGATGGTTTGGCAATTGGCGGGAATCACACTATTCACGCATGTAGAAGGAATATTGATATTAATTATGTTTTGATTAATAACTTTATTTATGGATTGACAAATTCACAAACTTCACCTACTACTCCAAAGGGAATGTGGACAGTTACTGCGCAGTATGGAAATGTCGATCCTGCTTTTGATGCATGTAATCTAGCAAGTGCAGCAGGAGCAAGTTTTGTAGCCAGAGAATCAGTATTGGATCCTAAGAAACTTGAAAAAGTTCTGGTGGAAGGATTCCAACATGAAGGATTTAGCTTTTTTGATATTTTTAGTAACTGCCATGTGAATCTTGGTAGAAAAAATAAAATGGGTGAGGCAGTTGATACGCTTAAATGGATTGAAAATATGATTATTTCTAAGAAAAAATATGATGACCTAAGCGATGAAGAAAAATTAGGAAAATATCCTACTGGTATTTTATTGCATGATACAAATAAGATAGAATATTGCAAAGCTTATAAGCAGGTGCAAGAAAAAGCACAAGCTAAAAAAGGAGGTGCTAAATGA
- a CDS encoding 2-oxoglutarate synthase subunit alpha encodes MSREFISSGNELVAHAAIDAGCKFFGGYPITPSSEVAHEMSVLLPREKGSFIQMEDEIGGISVALGASMSGTKSMTATSGPGISLKSEQIGYGFMAEIPLVIVNVMRGGPSTGLPTRVAQGDVAQAAHPTHGDYQSIALCPGSLEEAYTETVRAFNLAEKFMTPVFLLLDETLGHMHGKAVVPDLAEVQKSIVNRRTFSGDKNTYKPYDVPQDEPAILNPFFQGYRYHITGLHHGPTGFPTEDATLSQNLIDRLFNKILCKRDEIVTYEEYCLDDAEILLIAYGSTSRSAKEAVDRLRKEGVKVGLFRPITLWPSPRKELEKLGKRFDKILVAELNKGQYVVEVEHSMKKEVQLLAKANGRPLSPIEIANKIKEL; translated from the coding sequence GTGAGTAGAGAATTTATTTCAAGTGGAAATGAATTGGTTGCCCATGCAGCAATTGATGCAGGTTGTAAGTTTTTTGGTGGTTATCCTATTACACCTTCAAGCGAAGTAGCACATGAAATGAGCGTTCTTTTACCAAGAGAAAAAGGATCGTTTATTCAAATGGAGGATGAAATTGGAGGAATCTCTGTTGCGCTTGGAGCATCTATGAGTGGCACAAAATCAATGACAGCGACCTCTGGACCTGGCATTTCATTAAAATCAGAACAAATTGGCTATGGTTTTATGGCAGAAATCCCTTTAGTAATTGTTAATGTTATGCGTGGTGGTCCTTCTACTGGATTGCCTACACGCGTTGCACAAGGAGATGTTGCTCAAGCAGCTCATCCTACTCACGGAGATTATCAATCTATCGCTCTGTGTCCTGGTAGCTTAGAAGAAGCTTATACTGAAACAGTTCGAGCTTTTAATTTAGCAGAAAAGTTTATGACCCCAGTATTTTTATTGCTAGATGAGACTTTAGGGCATATGCATGGTAAAGCAGTTGTTCCGGATTTGGCAGAAGTGCAAAAAAGTATTGTTAATCGCAGAACTTTTAGTGGCGATAAGAATACTTATAAGCCTTATGATGTGCCACAAGATGAACCAGCTATTTTAAATCCATTCTTCCAAGGATATAGATATCATATTACGGGTCTTCATCATGGACCAACAGGATTTCCAACAGAAGATGCAACTCTTTCTCAAAACCTCATTGATAGATTGTTTAATAAAATTTTATGCAAAAGAGATGAAATTGTAACTTATGAAGAATATTGCTTAGATGATGCTGAGATTTTATTGATTGCGTATGGTTCAACTTCAAGAAGTGCAAAAGAGGCAGTTGATAGACTAAGAAAAGAGGGAGTTAAAGTTGGATTATTCCGACCTATTACACTATGGCCTTCTCCTAGAAAAGAATTAGAAAAGCTAGGGAAGAGATTTGATAAGATTTTGGTTGCAGAGCTTAATAAGGGGCAATATGTAGTTGAAGTTGAGCATTCAATGAAAAAAGAAGTGCAACTTCTAGCTAAAGCAAATGGGCGACCGCTTTCACCAATTGAAATTGCAAATAAAATAAAGGAGTTATAA
- a CDS encoding 4Fe-4S binding protein, with translation MGLLKAPENTPVWVNESRCKACDLCVSVCPSGTLAMRLDEHRVLGKMVEVINPESCIGCCECELHCPDFAIAVADRKEFKFAKLTDEARQKAEAIKANGFMAL, from the coding sequence ATGGGATTATTAAAAGCACCTGAAAATACACCAGTTTGGGTTAATGAAAGTCGCTGTAAGGCATGTGATTTGTGCGTAAGTGTTTGTCCTAGTGGCACACTTGCTATGCGTTTAGATGAACATAGAGTATTGGGTAAAATGGTAGAAGTTATTAACCCAGAAAGTTGTATTGGTTGTTGTGAATGTGAGTTGCATTGTCCTGATTTTGCAATTGCAGTTGCCGATAGGAAAGAGTTTAAGTTTGCAAAACTAACTGATGAAGCAAGACAGAAAGCTGAAGCAATTAAAGCCAATGGTTTTATGGCATTATAA